The following coding sequences lie in one Azospirillum humicireducens genomic window:
- a CDS encoding NUDIX hydrolase, whose product MTQPLQLGLSVAIVAVAGGTPRVVTVRSGFAVPEDHRRGDEPLPHRDALPGAPFEPDRFRTLQEGVRAVAEGLSGLALRYVEQLYTFGDRHRDPHELFGGPRSVVVGYLALVRDGPLGGDASAEWRDLYDHFPWEDWRDRRPPLLDGVIAPALGSWIASAPDGETRLRRAERAQMAFGLDGADWDMERVLERFELLYEAGLVVEAFRDRDLAARVDSSVGVGGPMPRALGRPMARDGRRILATALERLRGKLRYRPIVFELLPPTFTLHQLQLVVEALSGERVHKQNFRRLMISGGFVEPTGQYESQTGGRPAELYRFRRQAIHERTSAGAIPSADG is encoded by the coding sequence GTGACCCAGCCCCTGCAACTCGGCCTGTCGGTCGCCATCGTGGCGGTGGCCGGCGGGACGCCGCGCGTCGTGACGGTGCGCAGCGGCTTCGCCGTGCCGGAAGACCACCGGCGCGGCGACGAGCCGTTGCCGCATCGCGACGCCCTGCCCGGCGCGCCCTTCGAGCCCGACCGTTTCCGCACCCTGCAGGAGGGCGTCCGCGCGGTGGCGGAAGGGCTGTCGGGACTAGCACTGCGCTATGTCGAGCAGCTCTACACCTTCGGCGACCGCCATCGCGATCCGCATGAGCTGTTCGGCGGCCCGCGTTCGGTCGTGGTCGGCTATCTCGCCCTGGTCCGCGACGGCCCGCTGGGCGGAGATGCCTCGGCCGAGTGGCGCGACCTCTACGACCATTTCCCGTGGGAGGACTGGCGCGACCGGCGCCCGCCGCTGCTGGACGGCGTGATCGCCCCGGCGCTCGGCAGTTGGATCGCGTCGGCACCCGACGGGGAGACCCGCCTGCGCCGGGCCGAACGCGCCCAGATGGCCTTCGGCCTCGACGGCGCGGACTGGGACATGGAACGGGTGCTGGAGCGCTTCGAACTGCTCTACGAAGCCGGGCTGGTGGTGGAGGCCTTCCGCGACCGCGACCTCGCCGCGCGGGTCGATTCGTCGGTCGGTGTCGGCGGGCCGATGCCGCGGGCGCTGGGCCGGCCGATGGCGCGCGACGGCCGGCGCATCCTGGCGACCGCGTTGGAACGGCTGCGCGGCAAGCTGCGCTACCGCCCCATCGTCTTCGAACTGCTGCCGCCGACCTTCACCCTGCACCAGCTGCAGCTGGTGGTGGAGGCGCTGTCTGGCGAGCGGGTGCACAAGCAGAATTTCCGGCGCCTGATGATCTCCGGCGGCTTCGTCGAGCCCACCGGGCAGTATGAAAGCCAGACCGGCGGCCGTCCGGCGGAGTTGTACCGCTTCCGTCGCCAGGCCATCCACGAACGCACCAGCGCTGGCGCCATCCCATCCGCGGACGGATAA
- the gltA gene encoding citrate synthase, with protein MESSKHTPHGDVIQVGTVTLTDDATGKTLKLPLLGGSTGPNVIDIRKLYAETGYFTYDPGFTSTAACDSAITYIDGDEGVLLHRGYAIADLAENCDFLEVCHLLLNGELPNPQQKSDFERTITYHTMVHEQLAKFYSGFRRDAHPMAIMCGVVGALSAFYHDSTDIFDPVQRKIAAHRLIAKMPTMAAMAHKYTVGEPFMYPRNDLTYAENFLYMTFGTPCEEWTVDPVLSEAMDKIFILHADHEQNASTSTVRLAGSSHANPFACIASGIAALWGPAHGGANEAVLKMLEEISSVDRIPEFVRRAKDKNDSFRLMGFGHRVYKNYDPRAKIMRETCYQVLDRLGIQDEPHLAIAMELERIALSDEYFIEKKLYPNVDFYSGIILKAMGFPTSMFTVLFALARTVGWISQWKEMIEDPAQKIGRPRQLFTGNPARPFVPLDKR; from the coding sequence ATGGAATCGAGCAAGCATACCCCGCACGGCGATGTGATCCAGGTCGGCACCGTCACGCTGACCGACGACGCCACCGGCAAGACGCTGAAGCTGCCGCTGCTGGGCGGGTCCACCGGCCCCAACGTGATCGACATCCGCAAGCTCTATGCCGAGACCGGCTATTTCACCTACGATCCCGGCTTCACCTCCACCGCCGCCTGCGATTCGGCCATCACCTACATCGACGGCGACGAGGGCGTCCTGCTGCACCGCGGCTATGCCATCGCCGATCTGGCCGAGAACTGCGATTTCCTGGAGGTCTGCCACCTGCTGCTGAACGGCGAACTGCCGAACCCGCAGCAGAAGTCCGATTTCGAGCGCACCATCACCTATCACACGATGGTGCATGAACAGCTGGCCAAGTTCTACAGCGGCTTCCGCCGTGACGCCCACCCGATGGCGATCATGTGCGGCGTCGTCGGCGCCCTGTCGGCCTTCTATCACGACTCGACCGACATCTTCGATCCGGTCCAGCGCAAGATCGCCGCGCACCGCCTGATCGCCAAGATGCCGACGATGGCCGCCATGGCCCACAAATACACGGTCGGCGAACCGTTCATGTATCCGCGCAACGACCTGACCTACGCGGAAAACTTCCTCTACATGACCTTCGGCACGCCGTGCGAGGAATGGACGGTCGATCCGGTCCTGTCGGAGGCGATGGACAAGATCTTCATCCTGCACGCCGACCACGAGCAGAACGCCTCGACCTCTACCGTCCGGCTCGCCGGCTCGTCCCACGCCAATCCGTTCGCCTGCATCGCGTCGGGAATCGCGGCGTTGTGGGGTCCGGCCCATGGCGGCGCCAACGAGGCCGTGCTGAAGATGCTGGAGGAGATCAGCTCGGTCGACCGCATCCCCGAATTCGTCCGCCGCGCCAAGGACAAGAACGACAGCTTCCGCCTGATGGGCTTCGGCCACCGCGTCTACAAGAACTACGACCCGCGCGCCAAGATCATGCGCGAGACCTGTTATCAGGTCCTCGACCGCCTGGGCATCCAGGACGAGCCGCATCTGGCCATCGCCATGGAGCTGGAGAGGATCGCCCTGTCGGACGAGTATTTCATCGAGAAGAAGCTCTATCCGAACGTGGACTTCTACTCGGGCATCATCCTGAAGGCGATGGGCTTCCCGACCAGCATGTTCACCGTGCTGTTCGCGCTTGCCCGTACCGTCGGCTGGATCAGCCAGTGGAAGGAGATGATCGAGGACCCGGCCCAGAAGATCGGCCGCCCCCGCCAGCTCTTCACCGGCAACCCTGCCCGCCCCTTCGTGCCGCTGGACAAGCGTTGA
- a CDS encoding response regulator has product MSHRILIADDHPLMRTALTQTIGQAIPGAVILEASRFDQIKPVLDTGEPPDIILLDLHMPGMSGLIGLMMLRSEHPAIPVIVVSASEDPVTIQRAIDYGASGFVPKSAPNTQIVEAIHAVLDGELWLPEINGGPETDAPDPAQRAATLTPQQLRVLAGIAEGKLNKQIAYEMNVAETTVKAHVTTILRKLGVLTRTQAAVLASQLALSSAPPPPVE; this is encoded by the coding sequence ATGTCGCACCGCATCCTGATCGCCGACGACCATCCGCTGATGCGCACCGCCTTGACCCAGACCATCGGGCAGGCGATCCCCGGCGCCGTGATCCTGGAAGCGTCGCGGTTCGACCAGATCAAGCCCGTGCTGGACACCGGGGAGCCGCCGGACATCATCCTGCTCGACCTGCACATGCCCGGCATGAGCGGCCTGATCGGCCTGATGATGCTGCGCTCCGAACATCCCGCGATTCCGGTGATCGTGGTGTCGGCGTCCGAGGATCCGGTGACGATCCAACGCGCCATCGACTACGGTGCCTCCGGCTTCGTGCCGAAATCCGCCCCCAACACCCAGATCGTCGAGGCGATCCACGCCGTTCTCGACGGTGAGCTGTGGCTGCCCGAGATCAACGGCGGTCCCGAGACCGACGCCCCCGATCCCGCCCAGCGCGCCGCCACCCTGACCCCCCAGCAGCTCCGTGTCCTGGCCGGCATCGCCGAGGGCAAGCTGAACAAGCAGATCGCCTATGAGATGAACGTCGCCGAGACGACGGTGAAGGCCCATGTCACGACGATCCTGCGCAAGCTGGGCGTGCTGACCCGCACCCAGGCCGCGGTGTTGGCGAGCCAGTTGGCGCTGTCGTCCGCCCCGCCGCCGCCGGTGGAGTGA
- a CDS encoding MFS transporter — MAYAASSDDAVRPMTGEEKKVIFASSLGTVFEWYDFYLYGSLSAVIAAQFFSGVNPTAAFIFALMAFAAGFAVRPFGALVFGRLGDMIGRKYTFLVTILIMGVSTFIVGILPNYASIGIAAPIILIILRLLQGLALGGEYGGAATYVAEHAPHGRRGNYTSWIQTTATLGLFLSLLVILGCRVSMSPEDFNAWGWRIPFLISIVLLGISVWIRLMLNESPAFKKMKEEGKHSKAPLTESFGEWKNLKIVLLALFGLVAGQAVVWYTGQFYALFFLTQTLKVDAQAANLMIAAALLIGTPFFVIFGTLADRIGRKPIIMAGLLLACLTYFPLFKAITHYANPALEEAIATSPVVVVADPNECSFQFNPVGTSQFTSSCDIAKSALVRRGIPYTNEAAPTGTVASIKVGSTVIPSYTAAPQASTTVSLSHGPTASHAPTDTKAAGAAFDKGLTDALKTANYPPKADPARIDTVMVIALLTILVIYVTMVYGPIAAMLVEMFPTRIRYTSMSLPYHIGNGWFGGFLPTTSFAIVAATGDIYSGLWYPIIIAAATLVIGLLFVRETKDVDIYQHD, encoded by the coding sequence ATGGCCTATGCGGCTTCGTCGGACGATGCCGTCCGACCGATGACGGGCGAGGAGAAGAAAGTCATCTTCGCATCCTCGCTCGGGACCGTTTTCGAGTGGTACGACTTTTATCTGTACGGTTCGCTCAGCGCGGTCATCGCCGCGCAGTTCTTTTCCGGTGTCAATCCGACCGCCGCTTTCATCTTCGCGCTGATGGCCTTTGCCGCCGGCTTCGCCGTCCGGCCCTTCGGCGCCCTGGTCTTCGGCCGTCTCGGCGACATGATCGGCCGCAAATACACCTTCCTGGTCACCATCCTGATCATGGGCGTGTCGACCTTCATCGTCGGCATCCTGCCCAACTATGCCTCCATCGGCATCGCCGCCCCGATCATCCTGATCATCCTGCGCCTGCTGCAGGGCCTGGCGCTGGGCGGCGAGTATGGCGGTGCCGCGACCTATGTGGCCGAACATGCGCCGCATGGCCGCCGCGGCAACTACACCTCCTGGATCCAGACCACCGCGACGCTGGGCCTGTTCCTGTCGCTGCTGGTCATCCTGGGCTGCCGCGTGTCGATGTCGCCCGAGGATTTCAACGCCTGGGGCTGGCGCATCCCGTTCCTGATCTCCATCGTGCTGCTCGGCATCTCGGTGTGGATCCGTCTGATGCTGAACGAATCGCCCGCCTTCAAGAAGATGAAGGAGGAGGGCAAGCACTCCAAGGCGCCGCTGACCGAGTCCTTCGGTGAATGGAAGAACCTGAAGATCGTGCTGCTCGCCCTGTTCGGCCTCGTCGCCGGCCAGGCGGTGGTGTGGTACACGGGCCAGTTCTACGCCCTGTTCTTCCTGACCCAGACGCTGAAGGTCGATGCCCAGGCGGCCAACCTGATGATCGCCGCGGCCTTGCTGATCGGCACACCCTTCTTCGTGATCTTCGGCACGCTGGCCGACAGGATCGGCCGCAAGCCGATCATCATGGCCGGCCTGCTTCTGGCCTGCCTGACCTACTTCCCGCTGTTCAAGGCCATCACCCACTACGCCAACCCGGCGCTGGAGGAGGCCATCGCGACCTCGCCGGTGGTCGTGGTCGCCGATCCGAACGAATGCTCGTTCCAGTTCAACCCGGTCGGCACCAGCCAGTTCACCAGCTCCTGCGACATCGCCAAGAGCGCGCTTGTCCGGCGCGGCATCCCCTACACCAACGAAGCGGCTCCGACCGGCACCGTGGCCTCGATCAAGGTCGGCAGCACGGTCATCCCCAGCTACACCGCGGCCCCGCAGGCCAGCACCACCGTGTCGCTGAGCCACGGCCCGACCGCCTCGCATGCGCCGACCGATACCAAGGCCGCCGGCGCCGCCTTCGACAAGGGCCTGACCGACGCGCTGAAGACCGCCAACTATCCGCCGAAGGCCGATCCGGCCCGCATCGACACGGTGATGGTCATCGCCCTGCTGACCATCCTGGTCATCTATGTGACGATGGTGTACGGCCCGATCGCCGCGATGCTGGTGGAGATGTTCCCGACCCGCATCCGCTACACCTCGATGTCGCTGCCCTACCACATCGGCAACGGCTGGTTCGGCGGCTTCCTGCCGACCACCTCCTTCGCCATCGTGGCGGCGACCGGCGACATCTACTCCGGCCTCTGGTATCCGATCATCATCGCCGCCGCGACCCTGGTGATCGGCCTGCTGTTCGTCCGCGAAACCAAGGACGTGGACATCTACCAGCATGATTGA
- a CDS encoding PAS domain-containing hybrid sensor histidine kinase/response regulator has product MESWFILAVSMAYLLSLFAIAWYGDRTGDQGAERRTPWLYALSFGVYCTSWTFYGAVGRAATGGFYFLPIYIGPILMIGLGWPVLARIVRVAKSENVVSISDFLSARYGKSRSLAALVTVAAVIGLLPYIALQLKAISVSFEILAGASLGTDLNQMPGGTALMAALLMAAFAILFGVRSVSANEHHRGLMMAIAAESVVKLAAALAVGGAIAYSVFGDPATFFEAAANHPGFLDLIRLDSIGADWWVACLLSALAILCLPRQFHVAVVENTHGGDVRSSAKLFPAYLVAINLFVLPVALAGLMLFPDGTTNADTFMVSIPLSQGWPWLALAAFIGGLSAATSMILVEMVALSTMICNDVAVPLLMALRPDDRRLRDDPAGILLLIRRSAVIVLVLLSYGCYRLIGPAFPLATIGMMSFTAVAQFAPALLGGLIWSRASRAGAFAGICAGFLGWAYTMLLPSFADAGWLASSALREGPFGLTGLSPVALAGIAGIDPLTNAALWSLGPNILLFVLVSLLTRPSTLERQQAARFINLRRSADGEPHGPRGATLADLHDLAVRYVGQARADAAFCRFTGVEDGDLPTALLTRTDGEAIQLTERLLAGAVGSASARVVVAGLLSDRRLSRTDARSIIDEASRAILKQHELLRATVENVPQGIAVFDEDWRVATWNNQFLVLLDLPDGFVQVGTSLQEIVGLIARRGEYGRNGEIETLLERRSDPRRRNKPDVYERVRPDGTVLEIATNPMPGPKPGGGGFVAVYTDVTERHRAAAALREANETLERRIAERTHALSEAKAEAERANRGKTRFLAAASHDLLQPLHAARLFLSALAERNGDSAIRQIDTSLRSVEQILGDLLDVSKIDSGVVKPNPVPMRIEELLKPLGEEFTVLASRHGLALRVVECSAIVHSDPTLLRRILQNYLANAVRYTRTGRILLGCRRRGNFLSIEVWDTGPGIPEHKVPEIFMEFRQLDNDADDRGKGLGLGLAIVERLAGILGHTVQVRSKVGRGSAFSVLVPLTDEPVAARAVVVRPRGRDLSGVLVLCLENEPAIARATEDLLSSWSCRVVTAAAPDLALAKLEGRTPDVILTDYHLDRSLTGVEALATLRAALGSDLPAAVVTADRDAAVREDIEAAGCRLLYKPVRPGALRALLGQLLAEGQRLAG; this is encoded by the coding sequence ATGGAAAGCTGGTTCATCCTGGCCGTGTCGATGGCCTATCTGCTGTCGCTGTTCGCCATCGCATGGTACGGCGACCGGACCGGCGACCAGGGCGCCGAACGGCGTACGCCCTGGCTCTATGCGCTGAGCTTCGGGGTCTACTGCACCTCCTGGACCTTCTACGGCGCGGTGGGACGGGCGGCCACCGGGGGCTTCTATTTCCTGCCGATCTATATCGGGCCGATCCTGATGATCGGGCTGGGCTGGCCGGTTCTGGCCCGCATCGTGCGGGTCGCGAAGTCGGAGAACGTCGTCTCCATCTCCGACTTCCTGTCGGCCCGCTACGGCAAGAGCCGCAGCCTCGCCGCCCTCGTCACCGTCGCCGCGGTGATCGGGCTGCTGCCCTACATCGCCCTGCAATTGAAGGCGATCAGCGTCAGTTTCGAGATTCTGGCCGGGGCGTCGCTGGGCACCGACCTCAACCAGATGCCAGGCGGCACCGCGCTGATGGCGGCCCTGCTGATGGCGGCCTTCGCCATCCTGTTCGGCGTGCGCAGCGTGTCGGCCAACGAACACCATCGCGGCCTGATGATGGCCATCGCCGCGGAATCGGTGGTGAAGCTGGCGGCGGCGCTGGCGGTGGGCGGCGCCATCGCCTATTCGGTCTTCGGCGACCCCGCCACCTTCTTCGAAGCGGCGGCGAATCATCCCGGCTTCCTCGACCTGATCCGGCTGGACAGCATCGGCGCGGACTGGTGGGTGGCCTGCCTGCTGTCGGCGCTGGCGATCCTGTGCCTGCCGCGCCAGTTCCACGTCGCGGTGGTGGAGAACACCCATGGCGGCGACGTGCGGTCGTCGGCCAAGCTGTTCCCCGCCTATCTGGTCGCCATCAACCTGTTCGTGCTGCCGGTGGCGCTGGCCGGGCTGATGCTGTTCCCGGACGGCACGACCAACGCCGACACCTTCATGGTCTCCATCCCCTTGAGCCAGGGCTGGCCGTGGCTGGCGCTGGCCGCCTTCATCGGCGGCCTGTCGGCGGCGACCAGCATGATCCTGGTGGAGATGGTGGCGCTCAGCACCATGATCTGCAACGACGTCGCCGTGCCGCTGCTGATGGCGCTGCGCCCCGACGACCGGCGGCTGCGCGACGACCCGGCGGGCATCCTGCTGCTGATCCGCCGGTCGGCGGTGATCGTGCTGGTCCTGCTGTCCTACGGCTGCTACCGGCTGATCGGCCCGGCCTTTCCGCTGGCGACCATCGGCATGATGAGCTTCACCGCGGTGGCGCAGTTCGCCCCCGCCCTGCTCGGCGGCCTGATCTGGAGCCGCGCCAGCCGTGCCGGCGCCTTCGCCGGCATCTGCGCCGGCTTCCTCGGCTGGGCCTACACCATGCTGCTGCCGTCCTTCGCCGATGCGGGATGGCTGGCCTCCAGCGCCCTGCGCGAGGGGCCGTTCGGCCTGACCGGCCTCAGCCCGGTGGCGCTGGCCGGCATCGCCGGCATCGACCCGCTGACCAACGCCGCGCTGTGGAGCCTGGGGCCGAACATCCTGCTGTTCGTGCTGGTCTCTCTGCTGACCCGGCCGTCGACGCTGGAGCGCCAGCAGGCCGCACGCTTCATCAACCTGCGCCGCTCCGCCGACGGCGAGCCGCACGGGCCGCGCGGCGCCACGCTGGCCGACCTGCACGACCTCGCCGTGCGCTATGTCGGGCAGGCCCGCGCCGATGCCGCCTTCTGCCGCTTCACCGGGGTGGAGGACGGCGACCTGCCGACCGCGCTGCTGACCCGCACCGACGGCGAGGCGATCCAGCTGACCGAGCGGCTGCTCGCCGGCGCCGTCGGCTCCGCCTCCGCCCGCGTGGTGGTGGCCGGCCTCCTGTCCGACCGCCGGCTGTCGCGCACCGACGCGCGGTCGATCATCGACGAGGCGTCGCGCGCCATCCTGAAGCAGCATGAGCTGCTGCGCGCCACCGTGGAGAATGTGCCGCAGGGCATCGCCGTGTTCGACGAGGATTGGCGCGTCGCCACCTGGAACAACCAGTTCCTGGTCCTGCTGGACCTGCCCGACGGCTTCGTCCAGGTCGGAACCTCGCTGCAGGAGATCGTCGGGCTGATCGCGCGGCGCGGCGAGTATGGCCGCAACGGCGAGATCGAGACCCTGCTGGAGCGCCGGTCCGACCCGCGCCGCCGCAACAAGCCCGACGTCTACGAACGGGTGCGTCCCGACGGAACCGTGCTGGAGATCGCCACCAACCCGATGCCGGGGCCGAAGCCCGGCGGCGGCGGCTTCGTCGCCGTCTACACCGACGTCACCGAACGCCACCGCGCCGCCGCCGCCCTGCGCGAAGCCAACGAGACGCTGGAGCGCCGCATCGCCGAGCGCACCCACGCCCTCTCCGAAGCCAAGGCGGAGGCCGAGCGCGCCAACCGCGGCAAGACCCGTTTCCTCGCCGCCGCCAGCCACGACCTGCTGCAGCCGCTGCACGCCGCCCGCCTGTTCCTGTCCGCTCTGGCCGAGCGCAACGGCGACAGCGCCATCCGCCAGATCGACACCTCGCTGCGGTCGGTGGAGCAGATCCTGGGCGACCTGCTGGACGTCTCCAAGATCGACAGCGGCGTGGTGAAGCCGAACCCCGTACCGATGCGCATCGAGGAGCTGCTGAAGCCGCTGGGCGAGGAGTTCACCGTGCTGGCGAGCCGCCACGGGCTGGCCCTGCGCGTGGTGGAGTGTTCGGCCATCGTGCACAGCGACCCGACGCTGCTGCGGCGCATCCTGCAGAACTACCTCGCCAACGCCGTGCGTTATACCCGGACCGGCCGCATCCTGCTGGGCTGCCGCCGCCGCGGGAATTTCCTGTCCATCGAGGTGTGGGACACCGGCCCCGGCATCCCCGAGCACAAGGTGCCGGAAATCTTCATGGAGTTCCGCCAGCTCGACAACGACGCCGACGACCGCGGCAAGGGTCTGGGGCTCGGCCTCGCCATCGTCGAGCGTCTGGCCGGCATCCTCGGCCATACGGTTCAGGTTCGCTCCAAGGTCGGGCGCGGCAGCGCCTTTTCCGTCCTGGTGCCGCTGACCGACGAGCCGGTCGCCGCCCGCGCCGTGGTGGTCCGCCCGCGCGGCCGAGACCTGAGCGGCGTCCTGGTGCTGTGCCTGGAGAACGAGCCGGCCATCGCCCGCGCCACCGAGGATCTGCTGTCCAGCTGGTCCTGCCGCGTCGTCACCGCGGCGGCCCCCGACCTCGCCCTGGCGAAACTGGAGGGTCGCACGCCCGACGTGATCCTGACCGACTACCACCTCGACCGCAGCCTGACGGGAGTGGAGGCCTTGGCGACCCTGCGCGCGGCGCTGGGCAGCGACCTTCCCGCCGCCGTCGTCACCGCCGACCGCGACGCCGCCGTGCGCGAGGACATCGAAGCGGCGGGATGCCGCCTGCTCTACAAGCCGGTGCGTCCGGGCGCGCTCAGGGCGCTGCTGGGGCAGTTGCTGGCGGAGGGGCAGCGGCTGGCGGGGTAA